gacagagcgagactctgtcacccaggctggagtgcaattgtgcgaCCTTgctcactgtaccctctgcctcccgggttcaagcgattcacctgcctcagctccccaagtagctgggattacaggtgcgtgccaccacacctggctattatttgtagttttagtagagacggggtttcaccatgttggccaggctggtctcaaactcctaacctcaagtaatccacccaccttggcctcccaaaatgctgggattacaggcatgagctgccgcgcCTGGAcaagggttggttccttctgaaggaTGTGATCTGAAGGATCCTAGCTTtcctggtggtttgctggaaaTCGTTGACACTCTTTGGCTTGTGCAAGCATCCCTCTGATATGTCTTTACCTTCAAATAGCCTTGTCCCTGAGCGTGCATCCCTTTGGCCAAAATAAAAGACAcgagtcatactggattagggcccaccctaataacattattaaaactaattacatctgcagtggccctatttccaaataacatcacattctgaagtactaggggttaggatttcaacatacgaattttgtgAGGGACATAATTCAACCCATGCCTCTTACCCCACCCCCAAATAACTTCTTAATACATGATTATTTTGGGGCcccattcttaatttttatttatttatttattttagttggCGCATAGGgttgaattaattaattcattgcATAGTGTCATCATTATTCTGCAAAAATCCCGTTTatctattctgtttttttctccatttcccaTTTACTTTCTTCCATAGGTAACATTCTAATATTGCAGTGTGTCTCttacatattgttttattttcatgaaaattttttttctatatcagGTACTGACTGGATTTCACCaggctgtccaggctggtcttgaactcttggcctcaataATGCTACATAACAAATCATCTCAAAATTCAGTCACTTCAAACACTAGAGAGTTTATTATTGTTCACATGTCTGTGGTTGGCTAGGCAGTTCTCTGGTCTTCCCTGGGTTCACTCATGCATGTGTGATGAGGTAGTTGAAGGCTGGTCTCTCATCTTCTAGCAGGCTACTCTGGGCTTGTTCTCAGAATAGatgcagtatatatatatatatatatatatatatttttttttttttttttttgagatggaggctcattctgttgcccaggctggagtgcagtggcatgatcttggctcactgcaacctctgcctaccaggttcaagcgattctcctgcctcagcctcctgagtagcagggattacaggtgcccactaccatgcctggctaatttttgtacttttagtagagacggggtttcaccatgttgaccaggctggtcttgaactcttgacctcaggtgatccgcccatctcggtctcccaaagtgctggaatgatgggcatgagccactgtgcatggccaaaTATATTCTTATGACGAGGgtaaaggagagagaaggggagagagagcaaggtggagggagggagacagagaagtaGTGAAGGCTTTTTGAGCCTTAGCTTGAGAACGATCATCATGccatctgtattagtttcctagggctgctgtaacaaagtaccacaaatgaTTGGCTTTAGAACAACAAAagtttattgtctcacagttcagAAGGCCAGAAGCCTAAtgtcaaggtatcagcagggtcATGCTCCCTCCGGAGGTGCTAGGAAAGGATTTGTCTCAGGCTTCTTGCCTAGCTCCTGGTAGCTTCGTGCATTCCTTGACTTATAGATGAccattttctccctgtgtctcttccATCATCTATCCTCTGTGCATGTCTCTGtgtctaaatttttcttttttattaagacACCAATTATATTGATTtaggcccccccacccccaagaccttattttaacttaattacctctgtaaagataTAGATGCTGTTTATAAAATTACGCCACATTCTGCAGTGCTGGGGGACTTCATATCTTTTTGAGGGGGAcaaaattcaacccataacaccattacttctgccacattctgttgACCAAAGCAAGTCTAAAAGCCAACCCAGGTTTAGGGTTGGGGGAAAACAAGTTCTACTTCTTGCAAAGTAAGAGAGCAAAGAACCCATAACACCAttacttctgccacattctgttgACCAAAGCAAGTCTCAAAGCCAAATCAGGTTTAGGGTTGGGGGAAAACAAATTCTACTTCTTGCAAAGTAAGATAGCAAAGACTATGGATACCAGAAAGCCATAAATTGGGGACATTATTACAATCAATCAAACATCTTTGGCAAAACAGATCAAGAGAAGTCTTAATAATAATGTAGTTATGATCTGTAATGTAAGTCTAATGGCCGCCCATCCACTCTAGTTGACTGGAGGCATGTGgctattctttgtttctttctcaagtAATATTTGTCTGTGCAGctgagaactgaaaaaaaaagttctaactCAAAGGGAGGTCTTCATGCTTTTTGTCAtgcaaaattttatgtaaaaaatatcACAGTGTCAAAGTCTCAGAAAGGCTTAAACTATTGCCTTGTGTGCTCTGCACTATAGAAGGTCAACTTGTGTAGACAGTATCAATTGACTCTCTTCCCCCTCCAGCTTGTAGTTGGGTTCAACCATTGGGTGGAACTAATATGTCTCCCTTTCCCTgtggcctttcttttttcctgaagatctaggttttcattttatattattttcctttagcctgaaaaatttatttattatttctcttagtACAAGTCTGCTGGTGGTAGattctcttagtttttgtttattgaaagatgtttttgttttgccttcatTCCAGAAGGTTGCTTTTGCTGGATATAGGATTCTACAACGTTTGCCTTTAACATGTTATGGATGccatttctctgtctttttttttttttttttttgaaacggagtctcattctgtcacccaggctggaatgcggtggcacgatcttggctcactgcaagctccgcctcccgggttcacgccattctcctgcctcagcctcccaagtagctgggagtacaggcgcctgccaccatgcccagctgcttctttgtactttttagtagagacagggtttcaccgtgttagccaggatggtctcgatctcctgactttgtgatccacccgcctcggcctcccaaagtgctgggattacaggcgtgagccaccgcgcccagccttctctGTCTTGTAGCTTCCATTGTTTCTGATGCCAAATCTTCAGTCATTTTATAAGTGCTATGTCATTTATCTCTGgttgttttcaagatttttttcttaatttttttttgagcagtTGACTCTGATGTATCtaggtgtgatttttttttttctcttagtgttTGCAGAGTTTCCTGAATCTATAAAAAAACCTTTTAATCAAATTTGGAAACTTTTCAGCTGTTATTTaccaagatttttttctttctcactttttctcttctctctttctgagaCTTCAAGTACCTGAATTTTAGAGTTTTGAAAGTATTGTTCTACAGGTTCCAGAGactctgctcatttttctttaatattttttctctctgttcttcaggtTGGATATTTACTTTCTTCTGTCATCTCCAGTTTGTTGTTAGCCCAAGTAGTGATTTTAAACAAATTCatatattgtgatttttaattccagaatttcctgTTTAAAagtagtttctatttttttccggAGAAATCCTATTTAATCATTCATTGtggatttaattttaattttttttttttttttgcgggggggacagagtcttgctctgttgctcaggctatagtgcagtggtgcaatcttggctcactgcagcctcaacctcccaggctgaggatcaagccatcctcccatctcagcctctcaggtagctagggctacaggcacagAAAATCATGGCTggttaattttgtaatttttgtagagatagggttttcacaatgttgcccaggctggttttgaatttctgggctgaaatgatcctcctgcctcagcctcccatggttttggaattacaggcatgagccacagtgcctgactgTAAAATTCTTATATGCTAAATCTAACATCTGGGTCATTTTGGAGTCAGTGTCCATTGAGTATGAGTTACATTTCCTACTTCTTCCTATGTCTGTTAGCTTTGGATTGTGTTCTATCCATTGTATATAATAGGTCATACTCTAGATTGTTATATTTCTTCCAAGAGTCTGAATATTATTTTGGTCTGTTTTTGTCTCCAATTAACCTGACTGcgcttaaattaaaaatttagactCCTTTTCCATGGGTGGCAGCTGAAatctctgtttatttctttttgccttagttgagttatttttatgaatttttaatttataaaacagattAGTTTCTTGATACTTTTTTCACCTAGCTCTGTGCTTAATTAGATACATCTCTGTTTTGTGTGTACATCTACTCTGTTGCTTTGATCTGCTCCATAGTGACACTGTTATTACCTTGTGGACATACCTGGCTTGGATACTGTGGGTActgatgtctttcttttttttgagatgacaggctggagtgtaggggcataatctcggctcactgcaaccctgcaacctccatctcctgggttcaagtgattctcctgcctcagcctcccgagtagctgggactacaggcacctgccaccacacctggctaattttgatatttttaatagacGGGttgtcactatgttggccaggctggtctcaaactcctgacctcaagtgttctgtccacctcagcctcccaaagtgctgggattataggtgtgagccactgcacccagccatgagtACCAATTTCTGCCTGAAGAAGTAGAGAATTGCTTTCCTAAGGGAAAGTATGAGACAGGAAAAAGCAGAACTTAAAAGCTGTCCTACAACCTACTCTCTCACTGCTTCCTCTGTGAACTCTTCATGATAGATTCAACTTCCCCCTCACCGTTTTGCCCCAACACATATACCAGTTCAAGCAACTTTGAGACTACTCAAAGGCTTCTTATAGTTACTTTTATTAATTCCTAAAATCCATGCTTTTCTCTTCTGTTGTTTCTTCAAGGCTATTTTTAAgggtaattttacatttttacactAGCTGGCCATCTGTCAGGAGTAGGAAATCCAATCTGATCTTCTCTCTCTGTTATGCACTATCTCTGTATTTATAAGAAGTAGGTAGGCCAGCCAGAGTGGCTCGTGCCTAcagtcccaacattttgggaggctgaggcgggcagattagttgagcccaggagttgaaaccagcctgggcaaaatggtgaaaccctgtctctacaaaatgaagaaatgaaaagttaGGTGGGGTTGATggtgtgcacttgtggtcccagctactctgaaggctgaggcaggaggatcacctgagcccaggaagttgagactgcagtgaggtgagattgcaccactgcactccagcctaggtaacagtacaagaccctgtctccaaaaaaaaaaaaaaaaaaaaaaggtagaagatAGTTTGGAAAATGGGAGATCAGGAAAAATTAGGTATAGCCTGTAAACTCTGAGAAAAactttgaaggaaataaaatcttCAGTTCCTGTAAACTTCAGCAAGagataaatttaagaaagaaccagtatcggccaggtgcggtggctcacatccgtaatcccaggacattgggaggccgaggcaggcgaatcaagaggtcaggagatcgagaccatcctaactaacatagagaaacctcatctctattaaaaatacaaaaaattagccaggtgttgtggcacccGTAtatatggtcccagctactcaggaggctgaggcaggagaatcgcttgaacccaggtggttcagggtttcaccattttgcccaggctggtcttaactcctgggctcaactaatctgcccacctcagcctcccaaaatgttgggattgtaggcatgagccactctggctgaggtggaggtttcagtgagctgagatcatgccactgcactccagcctgggtgacagagcaagactccgtctcaaaaaaaaaaaaaaaagaaaaagccaggcacagtggctcccgcttgtaatcctagcacttggggaggctgaggcgggtggattgcctgagcttaggagttagagaccagcctgggcaacatggtgaactgtctctactaaaatacaaaaaaaaaaaaaaaaaattagctgggcgtgacagcggacgcctatagtcccagctacttgggagggtgagacaggagaatcacttgaacttgagaggcggaagttgtagtgagccaagattgagccactgcactccagcctggcgatagagcgaaactccgtctcaaaagacaacaacaacaacaacaaaaaaccagtaTCAACCTAGAGTATTTCTCATAGATGTATATAATTTAACCTTAACAAGATGTTTTGCATTGCTGCATGTAAATgttagcacatttttaaaaaataaaaaacctaaatgATCATCCATAGGCAATTGTTTAAAATAGTTACATCCATCCAAACCATGGAGTACCATGAAATAGCTAAAGTGAGTTAGGTAGATCAGTATGTATGCTGACTTGAAATAATTTGCAAGTAATACCACTAAGTGAAAAGAAGCTGAAGAATTATTTGTTTCGTATAATAtcatttatgcaaaaaaaaaaaaaaaaatagcatgggctgggtacggtggctcacgcctgtagtcccagcattttgggaggctgaggcaggtggattacttgaggttaggagttggagatcagcctggccaacatgttggaactccctctctacaaaaatacaaaaattagctgggtgtggtggcgcacgtctgtaatcccagttactcgggaggctgaggctgggagaattactttaacctgggaggtggatgttgcagtgagctgagatcttgctactgcactctagcctgggtgacagagccagactccatctcaaaaaaaaaaaaaaaaaaaaaaatagcatctactaagtaaaactatttatttctatatatgcaTGCATACTTAAGTACTTGCATAGAAAAAGGATGGGAAGCAAATATACTGTACCATATTGATATCTCCCCTAAAAACAAAGATGACTTGCCAGAATGGTGAAAGGAGACTTctactttatttatattgtttcgGTTTTTTTGCAATGAAAGTGTAGATTAGACCAGGTGTAGgggcttatgtctataatcccagcactttgggaggctgaggcaggctaatcacttgaggctaggagttcaagaccagcctagccaacatggtgaaatcccatctctactaaaaatacaaaaattagctgggcatggtggcactcacctgtagtcccagctactcgggaggctgagacacaagaatagcttgaacccaggaggtggaggttgcagtgagctgagatggctccattgcactccagcctgggtgacagtttTCTttcaaactctgtctcaaagcaaaaaatgatgcagattatttatttaattttaaaagtcacgctgagcacagtgactcatgcctgtaatcccagcactttgggaggttcatttgagaccaggagttcaagatcagcatgggcGATATAGCAAggtcccatctctattaaaaaaataaaaagtagccaggcattgtggtaggTGACTgcagtctcagttacttgggaagctgagatggtaggatcccttgagcccaggatgatGATCACGCCCCTGGATTCCAGcatagatgacagagtgagactgtctcaaaaaaagaagtcGATGGGGGAAATTGAGATTCTGAACATGGCATTCACTATTATCTTCTCtcctacagaaagaaaaaaggcgtTTAAAGACATCCTGTTATGTTTGAACATGGATAGAAGCAGAAAGGTTCTGCCAGATTTTGTTACACAATTCTCCTTAGATCGAGGATGTAAGTGGACCCCGGAGAGTGCAGCAGACTTAGCCTGGAATTTCCTGATGAAAGTTCAGGCACTAGATGTGACGGCTAGGGATTCAATCCTCAGGCACAAGGTTCTGGATGAAGATAGCAAGGAGGATTTGCTGCCTGGAGTGGAGAATTTGGAAATTCGAGACATACAAACCATTAATCCCCTTGATGTCCTTTGTGCCGCCATGCTGTGTTCAGATAGCTCTTTGCAACGCCAAGTCATGTCAAACATGTATCAGTGCCAGTTTGCTCTTCCCCTGCTACTGCCAGATgcagaaaacaacaaaagtatCTTAATGCTGGGGGCCATGAAGGACATTGTGAAGAAGCAGTCCACACAGTTTTCAGGAGGGCCTACAGGGGAGACAAAAAAGTTTCTGACTCTCATGAAGATGCCTGTCATCTCTTTTGTGCGTCTAAGATACTGTAGCTTCTCTAAGTCCAGAATCCTCAACACACTTCTCAGCCCTGCCCAGTTGAAATCACACAAAATCTTTCTTCATCAAGATTTGCCTCTTTTGGTGCTTCCCCGGCAAATCTCTGATGGCCTGGTTGAGATAACGTGGTGTTTTCCTGATAACGATGATAGAAAGGAAAACCCCTGTTTTTTCCAAAAGCCTGTTGCTCTGGCTAATCTCCGTGGAAATCTAGAAAGCTTTTGGACTCAGTTTGGTTTTCTGATGGAAGTTTCTTCAGCTGTGTTTTTTTTCACTGACTGTCTAGGTGAGAAGGAATGGGACTTGCTAATGTTTTTAGGAGAAGCTGCCATTGAAAGATGCTACTTTGTTCTCAGTCCCCAAGCCAGGGAGAGTGAAGAGGCTCAAATTTTTCAGAGGATGCTGAACTTGAAGCCAGCACAGCTACTGTTTTGGGAAGGGGGAGATGCTGGGGACAGAAGGAAGAACATGGAGGGCCTTCAAGCTGCCCTCCAGGAAGTGATGTTCTCTTCTTCCCTCAGATGTGTGTCTGTGGAGGATATGGCCGCCCTGGCCAGGGAGCTGGGGATTCAGGTAGATGAAGACTTTGAAAACACTCAGAGAATTCAAGTTCCCTCAGGAGAAGACATTGCTGGAACAGCTGAAGATGAGGGTCAGCAAAGACGCAGTCAGCTAAAAAGCTCATCTAAAAGCCAAGCTCTAATGCCAATACAAGAGCCTGGAACTCAATGTGAGCTCAGCCAGAATCTTCAGAATCTCTATGGTACCCCAATATTCGGGCCTCTTCTAGAGAACTCCTGGCCCTTTCCAACCAGAATTGGAGGTAACTTTAACCATGTTTCCTTGAAAGCCCCCTGGGTTATGGGCCACCCCTTTGGGTCAGAGCAGAGACCTAAGTGGTTCTGTACTTTGCCCTTTCAGAATGCAAGGGCCCGGGGCCGAGGTAAAAGTTTTGGTATTCAATCCTTCCATCCCCAGGTATTTTATTCAGGTGAAAGATTCTTGAAATTTTCCAGAGTTGCTCGGGGAGGTCACTTGAATGGAACATTTGGGAGACCGCCAAGACCCATTTGTCAGCATGTACAGGCCTGCCCTGAGAGACCACAAACGATGGGAACTCTTGAAAGGTCTGGGACACTAGTCTCCCAGGTAGGTCACTCCTATTCCCTGGGTTCACAGCCAGCAAGAGCAGTAAGGAAGCCATGGCCTCAGCAAGCTTGTACTAGGGG
This DNA window, taken from Macaca fascicularis isolate 582-1 chromosome 6, T2T-MFA8v1.1, encodes the following:
- the CARD6 gene encoding caspase recruitment domain-containing protein 6 isoform X3, which codes for MMDSIHKKRKKAFKDILLCLNMDRSRKVLPDFVTQFSLDRGCKWTPESAADLAWNFLMKVQALDVTARDSILRHKVLDEDSKEDLLPGVENLEIRDIQTINPLDVLCAAMLCSDSSLQRQVMSNMYQCQFALPLLLPDAENNKSILMLGAMKDIVKKQSTQFSGGPTGETKKFLTLMKMPVISFVRLRYCSFSKSRILNTLLSPAQLKSHKIFLHQDLPLLVLPRQISDGLVEITWCFPDNDDRKENPCFFQKPVALANLRGNLESFWTQFGFLMEVSSAVFFFTDCLGEKEWDLLMFLGEAAIERCYFVLSPQARESEEAQIFQRMLNLKPAQLLFWEGGDAGDRRKNMEGLQAALQEVMFSSSLRCVSVEDMAALARELGIQVDEDFENTQRIQVPSGEDIAGTAEDEGQQRRSQLKSSSKSQALMPIQEPGTQCELSQNLQNLYGTPIFGPLLENSWPFPTRIGGNFNHVSLKAPWVMGHPFGSEQRPKWFCTLPFQNARARGRGKSFGIQSFHPQVFYSGERFLKFSRVARGGHLNGTFGRPPRPICQHVQACPERPQTMGTLERSGTLVSQVGHSYSLGSQPARAVRKPWPQQACTRGTELTEATGKLIRTSHIGKPHPQSFQPAGATQKLRPASQQGAQMKMQVRASNPALQIGSYPISKSSQFKSDQSNASTVKHSQPKPFHSVPSQPTLSQKKSCQSQPSQTKPSPCKPTQPKPSQPQPPKSKPSQPRPTQPKSSSTNPSQAKAHHSKAGPKRGGKH
- the CARD6 gene encoding caspase recruitment domain-containing protein 6 isoform X4, which gives rise to MDRSRKVLPDFVTQFSLDRGCKWTPESAADLAWNFLMKVQALDVTARDSILRHKVLDEDSKEDLLPGVENLEIRDIQTINPLDVLCAAMLCSDSSLQRQVMSNMYQCQFALPLLLPDAENNKSILMLGAMKDIVKKQSTQFSGGPTGETKKFLTLMKMPVISFVRLRYCSFSKSRILNTLLSPAQLKSHKIFLHQDLPLLVLPRQISDGLVEITWCFPDNDDRKENPCFFQKPVALANLRGNLESFWTQFGFLMEVSSAVFFFTDCLGEKEWDLLMFLGEAAIERCYFVLSPQARESEEAQIFQRMLNLKPAQLLFWEGGDAGDRRKNMEGLQAALQEVMFSSSLRCVSVEDMAALARELGIQVDEDFENTQRIQVPSGEDIAGTAEDEGQQRRSQLKSSSKSQALMPIQEPGTQCELSQNLQNLYGTPIFGPLLENSWPFPTRIGGNFNHVSLKAPWVMGHPFGSEQRPKWFCTLPFQNARARGRGKSFGIQSFHPQVFYSGERFLKFSRVARGGHLNGTFGRPPRPICQHVQACPERPQTMGTLERSGTLVSQVGHSYSLGSQPARAVRKPWPQQACTRGTELTEATGKLIRTSHIGKPHPQSFQPAGATQKLRPASQQGAQMKMQVRASNPALQIGSYPISKSSQFKSDQSNASTVKHSQPKPFHSVPSQPTLSQKKSCQSQPSQTKPSPCKPTQPKPSQPQPPKSKPSQPRPTQPKSSSTNPSQAKAHHSKAGPKRGGKH
- the CARD6 gene encoding caspase recruitment domain-containing protein 6 isoform X2 encodes the protein MATESTPSEIIERERKKLLEILQHDPDSILDTLTSRRLISEEEYETLENVTDLLKKSRKLLILVQKKGEATCQHFLKCLFSTFPQSAAICGLRHERKKAFKDILLCLNMDRSRKVLPDFVTQFSLDRGCKWTPESAADLAWNFLMKVQALDVTARDSILRHKVLDEDSKEDLLPGVENLEIRDIQTINPLDVLCAAMLCSDSSLQRQVMSNMYQCQFALPLLLPDAENNKSILMLGAMKDIVKKQSTQFSGGPTGETKKFLTLMKMPVISFVRLRYCSFSKSRILNTLLSPAQLKSHKIFLHQDLPLLVLPRQISDGLVEITWCFPDNDDRKENPCFFQKPVALANLRGNLESFWTQFGFLMEVSSAVFFFTDCLGEKEWDLLMFLGEAAIERCYFVLSPQARESEEAQIFQRMLNLKPAQLLFWEGGDAGDRRKNMEGLQAALQEVMFSSSLRCVSVEDMAALARELGIQVDEDFENTQRIQVPSGEDIAGTAEDEGQQRRSQLKSSSKSQALMPIQEPGTQCELSQNLQNLYGTPIFGPLLENSWPFPTRIGGNFNHVSLKAPWVMGHPFGSEQRPKWFCTLPFQNARARGRGKSFGIQSFHPQVFYSGERFLKFSRVARGGHLNGTFGRPPRPICQHVQACPERPQTMGTLERSGTLVSQVGHSYSLGSQPARAVRKPWPQQACTRGTELTEATGKLIRTSHIGKPHPQSFQPAGATQKLRPASQQGAQMKMQVRASNPALQIGSYPISKSSQFKSDQSNASTVKHSQPKPFHSVPSQPTLSQKKSCQSQPSQTKPSPCKPTQPKPSQPQPPKSKPSQPRPTQPKSSSTNPSQAKAHHSKAGPKRGGKH
- the CARD6 gene encoding caspase recruitment domain-containing protein 6 isoform X1 → MATESTPSEIIERERKKLLEILQHDPDSILDTLTSRRLISEEEYETLENVTDLLKKSRKLLILVQKKGEATCQHFLKCLFSTFPQSAAICGLRHEVLKYENIVPPQSMEASKNSEDAFSPGIKEPETPEITVFFSEKEHLDLETSEFFRDKKTSHRETALSARKNEKEYDTPEVTLSYSVEKVGYEVPATITYIKDGQRYEELDDSLYLGKEEYLGSVDFPEDGEATVEEEVYDDPEHVGYDEEDFENSETTEFSGEEPSYEESETNLSLEEEQEKSIEERKKAFKDILLCLNMDRSRKVLPDFVTQFSLDRGCKWTPESAADLAWNFLMKVQALDVTARDSILRHKVLDEDSKEDLLPGVENLEIRDIQTINPLDVLCAAMLCSDSSLQRQVMSNMYQCQFALPLLLPDAENNKSILMLGAMKDIVKKQSTQFSGGPTGETKKFLTLMKMPVISFVRLRYCSFSKSRILNTLLSPAQLKSHKIFLHQDLPLLVLPRQISDGLVEITWCFPDNDDRKENPCFFQKPVALANLRGNLESFWTQFGFLMEVSSAVFFFTDCLGEKEWDLLMFLGEAAIERCYFVLSPQARESEEAQIFQRMLNLKPAQLLFWEGGDAGDRRKNMEGLQAALQEVMFSSSLRCVSVEDMAALARELGIQVDEDFENTQRIQVPSGEDIAGTAEDEGQQRRSQLKSSSKSQALMPIQEPGTQCELSQNLQNLYGTPIFGPLLENSWPFPTRIGGNFNHVSLKAPWVMGHPFGSEQRPKWFCTLPFQNARARGRGKSFGIQSFHPQVFYSGERFLKFSRVARGGHLNGTFGRPPRPICQHVQACPERPQTMGTLERSGTLVSQVGHSYSLGSQPARAVRKPWPQQACTRGTELTEATGKLIRTSHIGKPHPQSFQPAGATQKLRPASQQGAQMKMQVRASNPALQIGSYPISKSSQFKSDQSNASTVKHSQPKPFHSVPSQPTLSQKKSCQSQPSQTKPSPCKPTQPKPSQPQPPKSKPSQPRPTQPKSSSTNPSQAKAHHSKAGPKRGGKH